In a genomic window of [Empedobacter] haloabium:
- the iscR gene encoding Fe-S cluster assembly transcriptional regulator IscR has translation MRLTTKGRFAVTAMIDLAMRQGKGPVTLSGISQRQAISLSYLEQLFGKLRRHEIVESIRGPGGGYSLARRADKVTVADIIIAVDEPLDATQCGGKENCHGADHATGARCMTHELWATLNEKMVDYLDSVSLQDLVDQQRQKNAEQNVVVMHRNHAALG, from the coding sequence ATGCGTCTGACTACCAAAGGCCGTTTTGCCGTGACTGCGATGATTGACCTGGCCATGCGCCAGGGCAAGGGTCCCGTCACGCTCTCTGGCATCAGCCAGCGCCAGGCCATATCGCTGTCCTACCTGGAACAGCTGTTCGGCAAGCTGCGCCGGCACGAGATCGTGGAGTCGATCCGCGGTCCGGGCGGCGGCTACAGCCTGGCCCGCCGCGCCGACAAGGTGACGGTGGCCGACATCATCATCGCCGTCGATGAGCCGCTCGATGCGACGCAATGCGGCGGCAAGGAAAACTGCCATGGCGCCGACCACGCCACCGGCGCCCGCTGCATGACCCACGAGCTGTGGGCCACGCTGAACGAAAAGATGGTCGACTACCTGGACTCGGTCTCGCTGCAGGACCTGGTCGACCAGCAGAGACAGAAAAACGCCGAGCAGAACGTCGTGGTCATGCACCGCAACCACGCCGCCCTCGGATAA
- a CDS encoding GGDEF domain-containing protein → MSTSIAHAAVPLSRFLCLRGMGAHARARVMRALACALAGWLAIVLPLAAAVAPEGAPTDRRVLVLYSLGADSVSVWQRLVHKGVYEELGRNNWAVGPGIFEERFDANRVGEGAARAAMAPYLRSKYVDVKLDAVIAENQVATRFLNDHPDLFPGVPRYYVNHGRHDWQPDDGTGLEVQPDFARAIGIIPQVAPWVRKIVVIGDQSPRVRQWLADVRVAAAPHEGRIAFEYHDRDTFAQLETLVAGLDRRTAVFLLPTGQDPSGARMPPPALARRLAAASNAPIFTSLQSLVLPGIVGGYVVSGERIGRVIARIMLGQPADMGNVQGYHFDHPTVRRFGLGAIPPEATLVNRPDNIWDLYRWQIIAGLTLIVVQGALITALVVALRDRRRTLADLHDERNNLEDRVLQRTLELLMANTKLEQLATTDPLTGIANRRKMTDAIAAELERARRFQHPLALLMVDIDHFKRINDTFGHDVGDRAIVAMANLLTASLRTIDMAARFGGEEFVVLMPETDEAVAAVAAERLREAASAIRLPAGDGSDVVLTVTIGVAAARADDSPSALLVRADKALYRGKKSGRNRVIRATQPCDILP, encoded by the coding sequence ATGTCCACTTCCATCGCGCACGCTGCCGTGCCGCTGTCCCGCTTCCTTTGCCTGCGCGGCATGGGGGCGCACGCGCGCGCCCGGGTCATGCGCGCCTTGGCGTGCGCGCTGGCGGGATGGCTGGCCATCGTGCTGCCGCTGGCCGCGGCGGTCGCGCCGGAGGGTGCGCCGACCGACCGCCGGGTGCTGGTGCTGTATTCGCTCGGCGCCGATTCCGTCTCGGTCTGGCAGCGGCTGGTGCACAAGGGCGTGTACGAAGAACTGGGACGCAACAACTGGGCCGTCGGCCCCGGCATTTTCGAGGAGCGCTTCGATGCCAACCGCGTCGGCGAGGGTGCCGCGCGCGCCGCCATGGCGCCCTACCTGCGCAGCAAATACGTGGACGTGAAGCTGGACGCCGTGATCGCCGAGAACCAGGTCGCGACCCGCTTCCTCAACGACCATCCGGACCTGTTCCCCGGCGTGCCGCGCTACTACGTCAACCACGGCCGCCACGACTGGCAGCCGGACGACGGCACCGGACTCGAAGTGCAACCCGACTTCGCCCGTGCCATCGGCATCATTCCGCAGGTCGCGCCGTGGGTGCGCAAGATCGTCGTCATCGGCGACCAGTCGCCGCGCGTGCGCCAGTGGCTGGCCGACGTGCGCGTGGCCGCCGCGCCGCACGAAGGCCGCATCGCCTTCGAATACCACGACCGCGACACGTTCGCCCAGCTGGAGACGCTGGTGGCGGGCCTGGACCGGCGCACCGCCGTGTTCCTGCTGCCAACGGGCCAGGACCCCAGCGGCGCGCGCATGCCGCCGCCCGCGCTGGCGCGCCGGCTGGCCGCGGCCAGCAATGCGCCGATCTTCACCAGCCTGCAGTCGCTGGTGCTGCCGGGGATCGTGGGCGGCTATGTCGTCAGCGGCGAACGCATCGGCCGCGTGATCGCCCGCATCATGCTGGGCCAGCCGGCCGACATGGGCAACGTGCAGGGCTACCATTTCGACCACCCCACCGTGCGCCGCTTCGGCCTGGGGGCGATCCCGCCCGAGGCCACGCTGGTCAACCGGCCCGACAATATCTGGGACCTGTATCGCTGGCAGATCATCGCCGGGCTGACCCTGATCGTCGTGCAGGGCGCGCTGATCACGGCACTCGTCGTGGCCCTGCGCGACCGCCGCCGCACGCTGGCCGACCTGCACGACGAGCGCAACAACCTGGAAGACCGCGTGCTGCAGCGTACGCTGGAACTGCTGATGGCGAACACCAAGCTGGAGCAGCTGGCCACGACCGACCCGCTGACGGGCATCGCCAACCGGCGCAAGATGACGGACGCCATCGCGGCCGAGCTGGAACGGGCGCGCCGCTTCCAGCACCCGCTGGCGCTGCTGATGGTCGACATCGACCACTTCAAGCGCATCAACGACACGTTCGGCCATGACGTGGGCGACCGCGCCATCGTGGCGATGGCCAACCTGCTGACGGCGTCCTTGCGCACGATCGACATGGCGGCCCGCTTCGGCGGCGAGGAATTCGTCGTGCTGATGCCGGAGACCGACGAGGCCGTGGCCGCCGTCGCGGCCGAGCGCCTGCGCGAGGCGGCCAGCGCCATCCGGCTGCCGGCCGGCGACGGCAGCGACGTCGTGCTGACGGTGACGATCGGCGTGGCCGCCGCGCGCGCGGACGATTCGCCGTCGGCCCTGCTGGTCAGGGCCGACAAGGCGCTCTACCGCGGCAAGAAATCCGGGCGCAACCGCGTGATCCGCGCCACGCAGCCCTGCGATATCCTGCCTTGA
- the maiA gene encoding maleylacetoacetate isomerase: MKLYTYFRSSAAYRVRIALNLKGLAYDAVPVHLLRGGGEQRQPAYRAVNPGGLIPALIDGDVTLTQSLAIIEYLEEMHPVMPLLPQDAAGRARVRALALTIAADTHPLTNLRVLQHLIGPLGLGEDAKTDWYRHWTGAGLATLEALLAQGETGRFCHGDTPTLADCCLVPQVFNAQRFNIDLAPYPNVARIHATCADIPAFQAAHPSAQPDAE, translated from the coding sequence ATGAAGCTGTACACCTACTTCCGCAGCTCGGCCGCGTACCGCGTGCGCATCGCGCTGAACCTGAAGGGCCTGGCCTACGACGCGGTACCGGTGCACCTGCTGCGCGGCGGCGGCGAGCAGCGCCAGCCGGCCTACCGGGCCGTCAATCCGGGCGGCCTGATTCCCGCGCTGATCGATGGCGACGTCACGCTGACGCAATCGCTGGCCATCATCGAGTACCTGGAAGAGATGCATCCGGTGATGCCCTTGCTGCCGCAGGACGCGGCGGGCCGGGCGCGCGTGCGCGCGCTGGCGCTGACCATCGCGGCGGACACGCACCCGCTGACCAACCTGCGCGTGCTGCAGCACCTGATCGGGCCGCTGGGCCTGGGCGAGGACGCCAAGACGGACTGGTACCGCCACTGGACCGGGGCGGGGCTGGCGACGCTGGAAGCCTTGCTGGCGCAGGGAGAGACCGGACGCTTCTGCCATGGCGACACGCCCACGCTGGCCGACTGCTGCCTGGTGCCGCAGGTGTTCAACGCGCAGCGCTTCAATATCGACCTGGCGCCGTACCCGAACGTCGCGCGCATTCACGCCACCTGCGCCGACATCCCGGCGTTCCAGGCGGCCCACCCGTCGGCCCAACCGGACGCCGAGTAA
- a CDS encoding fumarylacetoacetate hydrolase family protein, producing MKLATLKNGKRDGQLVVVSRDLRLCQPVPAIAATLQAALDDWDNVAPQLERAYAALNAGDAAGAQPFDEAACHSPLPRAYQWADGSAYINHVELVRKARNAEVPASFYTDPLMYQGGSDSFVGPRDPIYALSEEWGIDLEAEVAVVTGDVPMGATPELAARAIRLVMLVNDVSLRNLIPNELAKGFGFFQSKPASAFSPVAVTPDELGAHWQDNKLRLPLNVDLNGKPFGRPNAGEDMTFSFAQLVAHAATTRELGAGTIIGSGTVSNKQGSLHGSSVENGGVGYCCLAEVRMYETIEGGAPKTPFLKFGDSVRIAMQDAAGHSIFGSIDQVVRPYGEKGQA from the coding sequence ATGAAATTAGCGACCCTGAAAAACGGCAAGCGCGACGGCCAGCTGGTCGTCGTCAGCCGCGACCTGCGCCTGTGCCAGCCCGTTCCCGCCATCGCCGCCACCCTGCAGGCCGCATTGGACGACTGGGACAACGTCGCGCCCCAGCTCGAGCGCGCCTATGCCGCGCTGAACGCCGGCGACGCGGCCGGCGCCCAGCCATTCGACGAGGCGGCCTGCCACTCGCCGCTGCCGCGCGCTTACCAGTGGGCCGACGGCTCGGCCTACATCAACCACGTGGAGCTGGTGCGCAAGGCGCGCAACGCGGAAGTGCCGGCCTCGTTCTACACCGACCCGCTGATGTACCAGGGCGGCTCGGACAGCTTCGTCGGTCCGCGCGACCCGATCTACGCGCTGTCGGAAGAGTGGGGCATCGACCTGGAAGCGGAAGTGGCGGTGGTCACCGGCGACGTGCCGATGGGCGCCACGCCGGAACTGGCCGCGCGCGCCATCCGCCTGGTCATGCTGGTCAACGACGTCTCGCTGCGCAACCTGATCCCGAACGAGCTGGCCAAGGGCTTCGGCTTCTTCCAGTCGAAGCCGGCCAGCGCGTTCTCACCCGTTGCCGTCACGCCCGACGAGCTGGGCGCGCACTGGCAGGACAACAAGCTGCGCCTGCCGCTGAACGTCGACCTGAACGGCAAGCCGTTCGGCCGCCCGAATGCCGGCGAGGACATGACGTTCAGCTTCGCCCAGCTGGTGGCGCATGCGGCCACGACGCGCGAGCTGGGCGCCGGCACGATCATCGGCTCCGGCACCGTGTCGAACAAGCAGGGCAGCCTGCATGGCTCGTCGGTGGAAAACGGCGGCGTGGGCTATTGCTGCCTGGCCGAAGTGCGCATGTACGAGACCATCGAAGGTGGCGCGCCGAAGACGCCGTTCCTGAAGTTCGGCGACAGCGTGCGCATCGCGATGCAGGACGCGGCCGGCCACAGCATCTTCGGCAGCATCGACCAGGTGGTGCGGCCCTACGGCGAAAAAGGCCAGGCATGA
- a CDS encoding ROK family transcriptional regulator, with product MQQSPRSAAISQEAVADNLRPRGSNQTGMRQFNERVVLQAIRLHGSLPKADLARLTTLSTQTVALIIARLHDDGLVMKLEPLRGKIGQPSVPIALRPDGAFSIGVKIGRRSLDVLLLDFANTVRMRYSEAYAFPAPDTVFQAIAEQVRAMQAALAPDLRSRILGIGVAAPLSLDSWQELMGVAPAQGSSWRQLDIARRIEADTGLPVMFAKDTAAACVAELVAGRGRSIKSFLYLFVDTFIGGGLVIDSNLYAGLHGNAGAIGSLPVGVAAPGGGAPAQLLSTASLLGLERLYQAAGLDPAAAYDERATQAPWAEYSVRWASQAAGAIAMVVTSASCMLDPEGVIVDGSCSRALLELLMAALGEALERYNWEGVQRPPVHAGIIGSDARALGGALLPLYANFAPDPELFLKLEA from the coding sequence ATGCAGCAATCACCCCGCTCCGCCGCCATCTCGCAGGAGGCGGTCGCCGACAATCTACGTCCGCGTGGATCGAACCAGACCGGCATGCGCCAGTTCAACGAGCGCGTCGTGCTGCAGGCGATCCGCCTGCATGGCAGCCTGCCGAAGGCCGATCTGGCGCGGCTCACCACCTTGAGCACGCAGACGGTGGCGCTGATCATCGCGCGCCTGCACGACGACGGCCTGGTCATGAAGCTCGAGCCCTTGCGCGGCAAGATCGGCCAGCCGTCGGTGCCGATCGCCTTGCGCCCCGATGGCGCGTTTTCGATCGGCGTCAAGATCGGCCGCCGCAGCCTGGACGTGTTGCTGCTCGATTTCGCCAACACGGTGCGCATGCGTTACTCAGAGGCCTATGCGTTTCCCGCACCGGATACGGTGTTCCAGGCGATCGCGGAGCAGGTCCGCGCGATGCAGGCCGCACTGGCACCGGACTTGCGCAGCCGCATCCTCGGCATCGGCGTGGCGGCACCGCTGTCGCTGGACAGCTGGCAGGAATTGATGGGGGTGGCGCCAGCGCAGGGCAGCAGCTGGCGGCAGCTCGACATCGCCCGTCGCATCGAGGCCGATACCGGGCTGCCGGTGATGTTCGCAAAAGATACGGCCGCCGCCTGCGTGGCCGAACTGGTGGCTGGCCGGGGGCGCAGCATCAAGAGTTTTCTGTACCTGTTCGTCGATACCTTCATCGGCGGCGGACTGGTCATCGACAGCAACCTGTATGCCGGCCTGCACGGCAACGCCGGCGCGATCGGTTCGCTGCCGGTGGGCGTGGCGGCGCCGGGCGGCGGCGCGCCAGCGCAACTGCTGTCGACTGCCTCGTTGCTGGGGCTGGAGCGGCTGTACCAGGCGGCGGGACTGGACCCGGCGGCGGCCTACGACGAGCGCGCCACCCAGGCCCCCTGGGCCGAGTACAGCGTGCGCTGGGCCAGCCAGGCGGCGGGGGCGATCGCGATGGTGGTCACCAGCGCCAGCTGCATGCTCGATCCGGAAGGGGTGATCGTCGACGGCTCGTGCAGCCGTGCGCTGCTCGAACTGCTGATGGCGGCGCTCGGCGAGGCGCTGGAGCGCTACAACTGGGAGGGCGTGCAGCGCCCGCCGGTGCATGCGGGCATCATCGGTTCCGATGCCCGCGCCCTGGGCGGCGCGCTGCTGCCGCTGTACGCCAATTTCGCACCGGACCCGGAGCTGTTCCTCAAACTGGAGGCGTGA
- a CDS encoding sugar ABC transporter substrate-binding protein, producing the protein MTAKHRLAMALIASLAATASAAGEPVVGLITKTEINPFFVKMKEGAQRAAKLQGARLLTGAGKSDGDNAGQIAAIENMIAAGARAILITPSDSKAIVPALKRARDQGVMVIALDSPTDPANATDALFATDNYKAGLLIGQYAKAALAGKAAKIATIDLFPGHPVGIARHNGFLAGYGAAGIGPKTVELAKSPDVVCMADSFGDQGKGQTAMENCLQKNPHINLVYAINEPAAAGVYKALKAAGKEKDVLIVSVDGGCAGVRDVKAGVIAATAQQYPLKMAGLAVEAGVTYARTGKKASGYVDTGVTLVTDRKMAGVDSRDTAFGLGACWGK; encoded by the coding sequence ATGACCGCAAAGCACAGGCTCGCCATGGCCCTGATCGCCTCCCTCGCCGCTACTGCCAGCGCCGCCGGCGAACCCGTCGTCGGCCTGATCACCAAGACCGAAATCAATCCCTTTTTCGTCAAGATGAAGGAAGGCGCGCAGCGCGCCGCCAAGCTGCAAGGCGCCAGGTTGCTGACCGGTGCCGGCAAGTCCGATGGCGACAATGCCGGCCAGATCGCCGCGATCGAGAACATGATCGCGGCTGGCGCCAGGGCGATCCTGATCACCCCCAGCGATTCGAAAGCCATCGTGCCGGCGCTCAAGCGGGCGCGCGACCAGGGTGTGATGGTGATCGCGCTCGACAGCCCCACCGACCCGGCCAATGCCACCGACGCCCTGTTCGCCACCGATAACTACAAGGCTGGCCTGCTGATCGGTCAGTACGCGAAGGCGGCGCTGGCCGGCAAGGCGGCGAAGATCGCCACCATCGACCTGTTCCCGGGCCACCCCGTCGGCATCGCCCGGCACAACGGCTTCCTGGCGGGCTACGGCGCGGCCGGGATCGGGCCGAAGACGGTGGAACTGGCGAAAAGTCCCGATGTCGTCTGCATGGCCGACAGCTTCGGCGACCAGGGCAAGGGGCAGACCGCGATGGAAAACTGCCTGCAGAAAAATCCCCACATCAACCTCGTCTACGCCATCAACGAGCCGGCCGCGGCCGGTGTGTACAAGGCGCTCAAGGCGGCCGGCAAGGAAAAGGACGTGCTGATCGTCTCCGTCGATGGCGGCTGCGCCGGTGTGCGCGACGTCAAGGCCGGCGTGATCGCGGCCACCGCGCAGCAGTACCCGCTGAAGATGGCCGGGCTGGCAGTCGAGGCCGGCGTCACCTATGCCCGCACCGGCAAGAAGGCCAGCGGCTATGTCGATACCGGCGTCACCCTGGTCACCGACCGGAAGATGGCGGGCGTGGACAGCCGCGACACCGCCTTCGGCCTTGGCGCCTGCTGGGGCAAGTAA
- a CDS encoding ABC transporter permease, which translates to MNAQPNPALAPVAPPSTPATPPARQARWQDVLPPAAILGPSIALLAAVIFFATQSERFLTGQNFSLILQQVMVVGVIAIGQTLIILTAGIDLSCGMAMALGSVVLTKFAVDHGMDPYAAVACGMAVCVLIGYVNGALVTSIKLPPFIVTLGTMNIAFAITQIYSQAQTVTGLPEAMTFFGNTFRIGATSITYGTVLMLGLYLLTWLFLRETAPGRHVYAVGNNPEAARLTGIATSRVLVGVYMVAGLFYGIAALLSVARMGVGDPQGGQTDNLDSITAVVLGGTSLFGGRGSVVGTLIGVLIVGVFRNGLTLMGVPSVYQILVTGILVILAVATDQLTHKKG; encoded by the coding sequence ATGAACGCCCAACCGAATCCCGCGCTGGCGCCCGTCGCGCCGCCCTCCACCCCGGCCACGCCGCCGGCTCGCCAAGCGCGCTGGCAGGATGTGCTGCCACCGGCCGCCATCCTCGGCCCTTCGATCGCCCTGCTGGCCGCCGTGATCTTCTTCGCGACCCAGTCCGAGCGTTTCCTGACCGGACAGAATTTTTCGCTGATCCTGCAGCAGGTCATGGTGGTCGGCGTGATCGCCATCGGCCAGACCCTGATCATCCTGACGGCCGGCATCGACCTCTCCTGCGGCATGGCGATGGCGCTCGGTTCCGTGGTGCTGACCAAGTTCGCCGTCGACCACGGCATGGATCCCTACGCCGCGGTGGCATGCGGCATGGCGGTGTGCGTGCTGATCGGCTATGTCAACGGCGCGCTGGTCACGTCGATCAAGCTGCCGCCGTTCATCGTCACGCTCGGCACGATGAATATCGCCTTCGCCATCACGCAGATCTATTCGCAGGCCCAGACCGTCACGGGCCTGCCGGAAGCCATGACGTTCTTCGGCAATACCTTCCGCATCGGTGCGACCAGCATCACCTACGGCACCGTGCTGATGCTGGGCCTGTACCTGCTGACCTGGCTGTTCCTGCGTGAGACCGCGCCGGGACGGCACGTCTACGCGGTCGGCAACAACCCCGAGGCGGCGCGCCTGACCGGCATCGCCACCTCGCGCGTGCTGGTCGGCGTATACATGGTCGCCGGCCTGTTTTACGGCATCGCCGCGCTGCTGTCGGTGGCGCGCATGGGCGTGGGCGACCCGCAGGGCGGCCAGACCGACAACCTCGACAGCATCACCGCCGTGGTCCTGGGCGGCACCAGCCTGTTCGGCGGACGCGGCTCGGTCGTCGGCACACTGATCGGCGTACTGATCGTCGGCGTGTTCCGCAACGGCCTGACCTTGATGGGCGTGCCCTCGGTCTACCAGATCCTGGTGACCGGCATCCTCGTCATCCTGGCGGTCGCCACCGATCAACTGACGCACAAGAAGGGCTGA
- a CDS encoding ATP-binding cassette domain-containing protein, which yields MTTHVLEARGLVKRYGGVTALDGTDFDLRAGEILAVIGDNGAGKSSLIKALSGAVVPDEGHLRLDGELVHFKSPIDARRHGIETVYQDLAVAPAMTIAENLFLGREILRPGLLGKWLRLIDKKRMLAEAVGHMQDLKIGIRSMQQAVGTLSGGQRQGVAVARSTAFAKHVVILDEPTAALGVKEGNMVLELIRRVRDRGLPVILISHNMPHVFEIADRIHIQRLGKRVAVVNPKHISMSDTVAVMTGAKDPRELPELAHA from the coding sequence ATGACCACGCACGTATTGGAAGCGCGCGGCCTCGTCAAACGCTATGGCGGCGTGACCGCGCTGGACGGTACCGATTTCGACTTGCGCGCGGGCGAGATCCTGGCCGTCATCGGCGACAACGGCGCCGGCAAGTCCTCGCTGATCAAGGCATTGTCCGGTGCCGTCGTGCCCGACGAGGGCCACCTGCGCCTGGACGGCGAACTGGTGCACTTCAAGTCGCCGATCGACGCACGCCGCCATGGCATCGAAACGGTCTACCAGGACCTGGCCGTGGCGCCGGCGATGACGATCGCGGAAAACCTGTTCCTGGGGCGCGAAATCCTGCGTCCCGGCCTGCTGGGCAAGTGGCTGCGCCTGATCGACAAGAAGCGCATGCTGGCCGAGGCGGTCGGCCACATGCAGGACCTGAAGATCGGCATCCGCTCGATGCAGCAGGCCGTCGGCACCCTGTCCGGCGGCCAGCGCCAGGGCGTGGCGGTGGCGCGCAGCACGGCGTTCGCGAAACACGTCGTGATCCTGGACGAACCGACCGCCGCGCTGGGCGTCAAGGAAGGCAATATGGTGCTGGAACTGATCCGGCGCGTGCGCGACCGCGGCCTGCCCGTCATCCTCATCAGCCACAACATGCCGCACGTGTTCGAGATCGCCGACCGGATCCACATCCAGCGCCTGGGCAAGCGCGTCGCGGTCGTCAATCCGAAGCACATCAGCATGTCCGACACCGTTGCCGTCATGACCGGCGCCAAGGACCCACGCGAGCTGCCGGAGCTGGCCCATGCTTAA
- a CDS encoding RbsD/FucU domain-containing protein: MLKGLDPLLSPELLKVLAEMGHGDAVAVVDANFTAMTLARGKRVIRLPGVGLERACAAVLSVLPLDLPGQPVAFMAVCDRPADYRSALQGEVIALCHAGGGAAPARCEAVERFAFYEQVKQAYAVVQTGELQPYANFLFRKGVLTGPADSR; encoded by the coding sequence ATGCTTAAAGGCCTCGATCCCCTGCTCAGCCCCGAGCTGCTGAAGGTGTTGGCGGAAATGGGCCATGGCGACGCGGTCGCCGTCGTCGACGCCAACTTCACGGCGATGACGCTGGCGCGCGGCAAGCGCGTGATCCGGCTGCCTGGCGTCGGCCTGGAACGGGCCTGCGCCGCCGTATTGTCGGTGCTGCCGCTCGACCTGCCCGGCCAGCCCGTCGCCTTCATGGCCGTGTGCGACCGGCCGGCCGATTACCGTTCGGCGCTGCAAGGCGAGGTGATCGCGCTGTGCCACGCAGGCGGTGGCGCGGCGCCGGCCCGGTGCGAAGCGGTCGAGCGCTTCGCCTTCTACGAGCAGGTCAAGCAGGCGTATGCGGTCGTCCAGACCGGCGAATTGCAGCCGTATGCCAATTTCCTGTTCCGCAAGGGGGTGCTGACTGGGCCGGCGGACAGCCGATGA
- a CDS encoding ROK family transcriptional regulator encodes MTPDGAWLRPCGSSPSGMSHFNERVLLQAIRLNGELPQADLARVTRLSTQAVALIVRRLAAQGLVARGAPRRGRVGQPSVPIVLDPDGAYFIGVKIGRRGVDLLLVDFAGQVRARDSIGYRYPDPELLFGQIDAGLRGLRGQLGPRQAARLRGIGVAAPLSLGGWQSLLNGDAQQAGRWNRIDIRARVQACSAVPVVFAKDTVAACVAELVAGHGRSLRSFVYIFVGTFIGGALVLDSSVHAGLTGNAGALGSMPLARGDNAAVPAQLLSTASLFALERRYAAAGLDERAAHDARALQRPWLAHTEAWLEDAARAIALATCNAACLVDLGHVVLDGSAHPALLGRLLERSTRALSHYRWDGVRQPTLLGGMVGADARAVGAALLPLHAHFAPDRELFLKILSAAA; translated from the coding sequence ATGACGCCGGACGGTGCCTGGCTGCGCCCGTGCGGCTCGAGCCCGAGCGGCATGAGCCATTTCAACGAGCGCGTGCTGCTGCAGGCGATCCGCCTGAACGGCGAATTGCCGCAGGCCGACCTGGCGCGCGTGACCCGGCTCAGCACGCAGGCCGTGGCGCTGATCGTGCGCCGGCTCGCGGCCCAGGGCCTGGTCGCCAGGGGCGCGCCGCGGCGCGGCCGGGTCGGCCAGCCATCCGTGCCGATCGTGCTCGATCCGGACGGGGCCTATTTTATCGGTGTGAAAATCGGGCGCCGCGGCGTCGATCTGTTGCTGGTCGATTTTGCCGGCCAGGTGCGGGCCCGCGATTCGATCGGCTACCGCTATCCCGATCCGGAACTGCTGTTCGGGCAGATCGACGCCGGCCTGCGGGGCTTGCGCGGGCAGCTCGGGCCGCGCCAGGCGGCGCGCCTGCGCGGCATCGGTGTCGCCGCGCCGCTGAGCCTGGGCGGCTGGCAAAGCCTGTTGAATGGCGATGCGCAACAGGCCGGCCGCTGGAACCGGATCGATATCCGCGCCCGGGTACAAGCGTGCAGCGCGGTCCCGGTCGTGTTCGCCAAGGACACGGTGGCCGCCTGCGTGGCCGAGCTGGTGGCCGGGCACGGCCGCAGCCTGCGCAGCTTCGTGTACATCTTCGTCGGCACCTTCATCGGCGGCGCGCTGGTCCTCGACAGCAGCGTGCATGCCGGGCTGACCGGCAACGCCGGCGCGCTGGGGTCCATGCCGCTGGCACGCGGCGACAACGCCGCCGTGCCGGCCCAACTGCTCAGCACGGCATCGCTGTTCGCGCTGGAGCGACGCTACGCCGCCGCCGGCCTGGACGAGCGGGCCGCCCATGATGCGCGCGCGCTGCAGCGGCCCTGGCTGGCGCATACGGAAGCGTGGCTCGAGGACGCGGCGCGCGCGATCGCGTTGGCGACATGCAATGCGGCCTGCCTGGTCGACCTCGGCCATGTCGTGCTCGACGGTTCCGCCCATCCCGCGCTGCTGGGGCGCCTGCTCGAACGCAGCACGCGGGCCCTGTCGCACTATCGCTGGGACGGCGTGCGCCAGCCCACGCTGCTGGGCGGCATGGTCGGCGCCGACGCGCGAGCCGTGGGCGCGGCGCTGCTGCCGCTGCACGCCCATTTCGCGCCCGACCGCGAGCTGTTTTTGAAGATCCTGAGCGCGGCCGCGTAG
- a CDS encoding PfkB family carbohydrate kinase, whose product MVVTFGEALVDMIEMPDGRFAAALGGAVCNFAIAAARQGLDVTYLNPLSQDSFGQRFVNLLEQERVHLPGAVRSASPTSLAIVTLDASGSPSYAFHRERVADRDITPARARAALPSGMRLFHTGGLALVPDEIDATLEVIQAAAAAGALVSVDANLRPLACADLPGYAAGVRRALARAHLIKVSEEDLHHLGYEGVAPLAAARTLLDTVDAQLIALTLGAQGAVLLSRRACVTLAAPAGIEVMDTVGCGDSFLAGLVSSLAAGGKLSVAALADADAAVLGPALRHAVATASLNAMRVGCQPPEAADVALYLQSGAVAQPS is encoded by the coding sequence ATGGTAGTGACATTCGGCGAAGCATTGGTCGACATGATAGAAATGCCGGACGGCCGCTTTGCCGCGGCGCTGGGCGGTGCGGTGTGCAATTTCGCGATCGCCGCGGCGCGGCAGGGGCTGGACGTGACGTATCTGAACCCACTGTCGCAGGACAGCTTCGGCCAGCGCTTCGTCAACCTGCTCGAACAGGAACGCGTGCACCTGCCCGGCGCCGTGCGCAGCGCCAGCCCCACGTCGCTGGCCATCGTGACGCTGGACGCCAGCGGCTCGCCCAGCTATGCGTTCCACCGCGAGCGTGTGGCCGACCGGGACATCACGCCGGCGCGGGCGCGCGCGGCACTGCCGTCCGGCATGCGCCTGTTCCATACGGGCGGGCTGGCGCTGGTGCCGGACGAGATCGACGCGACGCTGGAGGTCATCCAGGCCGCGGCGGCGGCCGGTGCGCTGGTCTCGGTCGATGCCAACCTGCGCCCGCTGGCGTGCGCCGACCTGCCGGGCTACGCCGCCGGCGTGCGCCGCGCGCTGGCGCGGGCCCACCTGATCAAGGTCAGCGAGGAAGACCTGCACCACCTCGGCTATGAGGGCGTGGCGCCGCTGGCGGCCGCGCGCACGTTGCTCGACACGGTGGACGCGCAGCTGATCGCGTTGACGCTGGGGGCGCAGGGCGCCGTGCTGCTGTCGCGCCGCGCCTGCGTCACGCTGGCCGCGCCCGCGGGCATCGAGGTCATGGACACCGTCGGCTGTGGCGACAGTTTCCTGGCCGGGCTGGTGAGCAGCCTGGCCGCCGGCGGCAAGCTGTCGGTCGCCGCGCTGGCCGATGCCGATGCGGCCGTGCTGGGGCCGGCGCTGCGCCATGCCGTCGCCACCGCCAGCCTGAATGCGATGCGCGTCGGTTGCCAGCCGCCCGAGGCGGCCGACGTCGCGCTCTACCTGCAATCGGGCGCGGTGGCGCAGCCTTCGTAG